From one Flavobacterium sp. N502536 genomic stretch:
- a CDS encoding cytochrome c oxidase assembly factor Coa1 family protein: MENDLIEKENWLKRNWKWFLPSTLFCILLIVLLVSSTSKEGITDIAQAYSDQLLFEKAIDKANENANTLENIGKIEPLDKLAILEGNIVYSNNHNTVNLSVRIKGTKKKGKLDIAAVKKGAEWEYKKIAVRTKNPENEIVILDELQK, from the coding sequence ATGGAAAACGATTTGATTGAAAAAGAAAACTGGCTGAAAAGAAACTGGAAATGGTTTTTACCCTCCACTCTTTTCTGTATCCTTTTGATAGTGCTTTTGGTCAGCTCAACTTCTAAAGAAGGCATAACCGATATCGCTCAGGCCTATTCGGACCAGCTGCTTTTTGAAAAGGCAATTGATAAGGCCAATGAAAATGCAAACACTCTTGAAAACATAGGGAAAATTGAACCGCTCGACAAACTCGCTATCCTCGAAGGAAACATCGTTTATTCGAACAACCACAATACGGTCAACTTGTCCGTGAGGATTAAAGGAACCAAAAAGAAGGGCAAACTAGACATAGCTGCCGTGAAAAAAGGAGCTGAATGGGAATACAAAAAAATTGCTGTTCGCACTAAAAATCCCGAAAATGAAATCGTAATCTTAGACGAACTTCAAAAATAA
- a CDS encoding SusC/RagA family TonB-linked outer membrane protein → MKQTILLFMFFFTLQVTLAQVKTIKGTVTDTNGISIPGASVTIKDERKGTTTDFDGKFSIDVEKGKTLAISFLGLETQNILIGDSNTVTVKLKEAAATALSGVVVTALGIKRERKELGYSFQDVKGKDLADNPTLSVAQSLYGKVAGVNISQTTGGFGGSSRIVIRGNRSISGDNQPLFVVDGVTLGNTGLAAITDSKSGRYSEGADNGDGLSSLNMDDIENISVLKGGAASALYGERGANGVIVITTKKGKRSSLKAEYNGTTTFDQINTTYKDFQREYGTGSNGVLPNPNDIANGKNATTSAWGPKFGSAGNTTTRIFDGSYKPYENVKDNIKDFFRTGVSVNNSFSLSGGGDNTSFRLNYSNLDATDIVPKSGLKRNTFTLGVNSQIQKLTLDAKFSYVTENTDNRPSLSDDAGNLGLSVAAIAPNIDQAWLKNYEDPNGVYYPWNADANRLNPYFVINENKNETKKNRILGNFSATYALTSWLSATARAGIDRFTFESSDFVNAGSTWLSRQNGSLINSNTTFQEYNTEALLNAQKSFGDFNVTFGVGANQRNSQRIVSGVALTDMITNGINKQANFQSSILSPKTNDEILVRSVYSYLRTNYKNYLFLDFTGRNDWNSTLASAVSSSNNNNYSYFYPSVSSSFIFTDGFDIKSDVLTFGKIRASWAGTAKALETPYSTALNYNIQTKPLLGNPIGSVANSIIPNNTLKPEFTTSYEAGVDLGFFKNRLQLDFSYYYTKTKNQLIVLNTSQTSGFVGANANAGTVENQGFEALITAGIFRNPEGFNWDITLNFAKNENKLLELTDKTDLQVISNARWAGAQIVAKVGESSTEIYGRKFQRSPDGQVIIGANGLPLLTDGYESLGKTAPDWIGGVTNEFSYKGISLRANFDMKFGGKVYSMTNAYAAYNGLSDETIEGRDGYNAWVAAQLAAGKTLNEIGQLTPTAGLIVEGVTEIKDGSGNVTGYQNNTRYVNPQTYWRSLYGDNTTPEPFVYDASYVKLREASIGYDFPKKWLKGTGLDRFKFSVIGRNLWNIYSKVPNIDPESTYTNGNGQGFEYGSLPYRRSYGFNLQLSF, encoded by the coding sequence ATGAAACAAACTATTTTATTATTTATGTTCTTTTTTACGCTGCAGGTCACACTGGCACAAGTAAAAACAATCAAAGGAACAGTTACCGACACTAACGGCATATCGATACCGGGAGCATCTGTAACCATAAAAGACGAAAGAAAAGGCACCACTACCGATTTTGACGGCAAATTCTCTATTGATGTAGAAAAAGGAAAAACCTTAGCCATTTCGTTCTTAGGGCTAGAAACACAAAATATTCTTATAGGCGACTCCAACACTGTTACTGTAAAATTAAAAGAAGCTGCTGCCACAGCCCTTTCGGGAGTTGTCGTTACCGCATTAGGCATAAAAAGAGAAAGAAAAGAACTGGGTTATTCCTTTCAGGACGTAAAAGGAAAAGATTTGGCAGACAATCCTACCCTAAGTGTCGCTCAATCTCTATACGGAAAAGTAGCAGGGGTTAACATTTCTCAAACCACAGGAGGTTTTGGGGGTAGTTCCCGTATTGTAATCAGAGGAAACCGATCGATTAGCGGTGACAACCAGCCTTTATTTGTGGTTGACGGGGTTACTTTAGGAAATACCGGACTGGCCGCAATAACCGATTCTAAATCGGGACGATATTCAGAAGGGGCCGACAATGGAGACGGACTATCGAGTTTAAACATGGATGATATCGAAAACATTTCGGTACTAAAAGGAGGAGCGGCCAGTGCGCTTTACGGCGAACGTGGTGCCAATGGAGTTATCGTTATTACCACTAAAAAGGGAAAAAGAAGCTCTTTAAAAGCCGAATATAACGGCACAACTACCTTTGACCAAATCAATACAACGTATAAAGATTTCCAAAGAGAATATGGCACAGGATCCAACGGAGTACTTCCAAATCCAAATGACATTGCAAATGGAAAAAATGCTACTACCAGCGCCTGGGGACCAAAATTCGGGTCGGCCGGCAACACTACAACACGAATCTTTGATGGCTCTTACAAACCTTATGAAAATGTAAAAGACAATATTAAAGATTTTTTCAGAACCGGAGTAAGCGTAAACAACAGCTTTAGTTTATCAGGAGGAGGGGACAACACCAGCTTTAGATTAAACTACTCCAATCTTGATGCTACTGACATCGTTCCTAAAAGCGGCCTGAAAAGAAACACTTTCACGTTAGGGGTTAACTCTCAGATACAAAAGCTAACACTGGATGCCAAATTTAGCTATGTTACAGAAAACACAGACAACAGGCCTTCCTTATCAGACGATGCCGGAAATCTCGGACTATCTGTTGCTGCAATAGCACCAAACATTGATCAGGCCTGGTTAAAAAATTATGAAGACCCAAATGGCGTATATTACCCATGGAACGCAGACGCCAACAGGTTAAATCCTTATTTTGTTATAAACGAAAATAAAAATGAAACCAAAAAGAACAGAATACTGGGTAATTTCAGTGCCACCTATGCCCTTACTAGCTGGTTAAGCGCTACCGCAAGAGCCGGAATTGACCGCTTTACATTTGAAAGCTCCGATTTTGTCAACGCCGGAAGCACCTGGCTATCCAGACAAAACGGATCTTTAATAAACAGCAACACAACCTTTCAGGAATACAATACAGAAGCGTTATTAAATGCTCAGAAATCATTTGGCGATTTTAACGTAACCTTTGGTGTTGGAGCTAATCAAAGAAATTCTCAAAGAATCGTTTCCGGAGTTGCGCTTACCGACATGATTACCAACGGAATCAACAAACAAGCCAACTTCCAGTCCAGCATTCTAAGTCCGAAAACAAACGACGAAATTTTGGTACGTTCCGTATACTCGTACTTAAGAACCAATTATAAAAATTATTTGTTTTTAGATTTCACCGGACGTAACGACTGGAATTCAACCTTAGCCTCGGCCGTGAGCTCCTCTAACAACAATAATTATTCTTACTTTTATCCTTCGGTATCTTCCAGCTTTATCTTTACGGATGGTTTCGACATTAAAAGTGATGTTTTAACTTTTGGAAAAATCAGAGCTTCCTGGGCAGGAACCGCAAAAGCACTGGAAACACCATACAGCACAGCACTTAATTACAACATACAAACGAAACCGCTTTTAGGAAACCCCATTGGTTCAGTAGCCAACAGTATCATTCCAAACAACACCTTAAAGCCAGAATTCACTACAAGCTACGAAGCAGGAGTTGACTTAGGTTTTTTTAAAAACCGTTTACAACTTGATTTTTCTTATTATTATACCAAAACAAAAAACCAGTTAATTGTATTAAATACTTCACAAACTTCAGGTTTTGTTGGCGCCAATGCCAATGCGGGTACCGTTGAAAACCAAGGTTTCGAAGCCTTAATAACCGCCGGAATTTTCAGAAACCCGGAAGGATTCAATTGGGACATTACCTTAAACTTTGCAAAAAACGAAAACAAACTACTGGAATTAACCGACAAAACCGACCTTCAAGTGATCTCGAATGCACGATGGGCCGGAGCACAAATTGTGGCCAAAGTAGGAGAAAGTTCTACGGAAATCTACGGAAGAAAATTCCAAAGATCACCTGATGGCCAAGTAATCATAGGAGCAAACGGGCTTCCACTGTTAACCGATGGCTATGAAAGTTTAGGAAAAACCGCCCCAGACTGGATTGGAGGCGTTACCAATGAGTTTTCTTATAAAGGAATTAGTCTTAGAGCCAATTTCGACATGAAATTTGGAGGCAAAGTATACTCTATGACCAATGCTTATGCAGCTTACAATGGACTATCAGACGAAACTATTGAAGGCAGAGATGGATATAATGCCTGGGTTGCCGCACAACTTGCAGCCGGAAAAACACTAAATGAAATAGGGCAATTAACTCCAACCGCCGGACTTATTGTAGAAGGTGTAACTGAAATCAAAGACGGTAGCGGTAATGTAACCGGATACCAGAACAACACACGTTATGTTAACCCTCAAACGTATTGGAGAAGTCTGTATGGAGATAATACTACACCGGAACCTTTTGTTTACGATGCTTCTTACGTTAAACTTAGAGAAGCCTCTATAGGTTACGATTTTCCTAAAAAGTGGTTAAAAGGAACCGGACTTGACCGATTTAAATTTTCGGTAATTGGTAGAAACCTGTGGAATATCTATTCTAAAGTTCCAAACATCGATCCGGAATCTACTTACACTAACGGAAATGGACAAGGCTTTGAATACGGTTCTTTGCCTTATCGAAGATCTTATGGTTTTAATCTACAATTATCCTTCTAA
- a CDS encoding amidohydrolase — MKIALIQSDLYWENALENKKQFESKINQIDSEVHLIVLPEMFSTGFTMNAAAVAETMQGETISWIQSLARTKNVAIAGSLVVVENEKYYNRMVFVFPSGEIQYYNKRHLFSLAGEDQFYTSGNEKVVVEYLGWKICLQVCYDLRFPVFARNVENYDLLLYVANWPKVRTNAWDALLKARAIENLSYVVGVNRVGLDANNYEHIGHSQAIDFLGNYILEPQETEAVFVVELDKNVMLETRKKLDFLSDKDQFSIDF; from the coding sequence ATGAAAATCGCACTTATACAATCAGATCTTTATTGGGAAAATGCTTTAGAAAATAAAAAGCAGTTTGAATCCAAAATCAATCAAATCGATTCCGAAGTCCATTTGATCGTGTTGCCGGAAATGTTTTCAACGGGATTTACGATGAACGCCGCTGCAGTTGCCGAAACGATGCAGGGGGAGACTATTTCGTGGATCCAGTCTCTGGCGAGAACGAAAAATGTTGCTATCGCGGGAAGTCTGGTTGTTGTTGAAAATGAGAAGTATTACAATCGGATGGTATTTGTTTTTCCGTCAGGTGAAATTCAGTATTACAACAAGCGCCATTTGTTTTCGCTTGCAGGAGAAGATCAATTCTATACCAGCGGAAACGAAAAAGTAGTTGTGGAATATCTCGGTTGGAAGATTTGTTTGCAGGTTTGTTATGACTTGAGATTTCCGGTATTTGCCAGAAATGTGGAGAATTATGATTTGCTGCTGTATGTGGCCAACTGGCCAAAAGTAAGAACCAATGCCTGGGATGCTTTGCTTAAAGCGCGTGCGATCGAAAATCTAAGTTATGTGGTTGGAGTTAACCGCGTAGGTTTGGATGCCAATAATTACGAGCATATCGGACACTCACAAGCGATTGACTTTTTAGGAAATTACATTCTCGAGCCACAGGAAACCGAAGCTGTTTTTGTGGTCGAACTGGATAAAAATGTGATGTTGGAAACCCGAAAAAAACTCGATTTTTTAAGCGATAAAGACCAGTTTAGTATTGATTTTTGA
- a CDS encoding SusC/RagA family TonB-linked outer membrane protein codes for MKTKLISLVFIGGVIFSANAKEAAIKTHLFEQKSSQIEISGQIIGQDDGMPIAGATIYAKGNNKIATITDETGKFKLNVPENETHIVVSYMGYATLEYKLDQVKDLIISMKPAENVLDQVLVTALGVKKSTKAISYAVTELKGTEFTKAKETNITNALAGKIAGVNVSGTATGPTGSTRVVIRGNGSLNGNNQPMYVVNDLPIDNTQLNLPGTGNAPGSPRINVDRGDGTSVINPDDIKSITVLKGGTAAALYGANAANGVILIQTKRGSAQKGIGAEYNTSFTFETPAIKPDWQYEYGAGALGKKPATQAEAIEFGRWSWGAKMDGTDVVQFDGVKRPYSPQKDNIKNLYQTGTTFINSLALSGGNDKAAGRLSFMNMDNQGIVPNSSFNRKSVNIASNVNLTDWLKFDVVAQYNIDKTENRTTVSDAEANPNWATYMISNTVDIRNLAPGYNANGIEIPWNPVAVATNPYFAVNKIKNNDTKNRFIGMLNVKVNFTPELFLQGRIGQDYTNYDFYGYIPKTTLNNPVGNGQGSKVKLSNLNSEAILNYTKKNIYKDFSLNALLGVNSRTNIRDEVRIDGSNFILDDFYSLTNLATITYSYPYGKTKTNSVYAAADLDYKNIVFLNFTGRQDWFSTLSKENNTIFYPSVGTSVILSDIVTMPQWISFSKVRASWAQVGGATPDPYALNQSYSMIQGGHLGQQLQSTTGSRVPNSTLSPLTSTTVEIGTDMGFFNNRLNLDFAWYNRETTNDIVETTISNASGARTALLNLGKMKNTGVELLVSGKIINNDKFSWEASINGSYNKNTVESLTGQLNSLTMATSVNGYVTINSDVNRPYSIIKGYKPLKDANGNTVYNVSSSNAATVAQGPLEELGQGVHPWSAGISNEFKYKSVSFSFLIDGKFGGDLYSGTDLYGTRMGLTKLTLEGRENGLPISGVDTKGNPVNMTIAPENLRTYYDGLRNISSYFVYDASFVKLRQVIIGYQLPIEKFGFLSKLQGASVSFIARNLFILYKKTPNVDPESVFSAGNAQGIEQFGVPRTRSFGLSLNVKF; via the coding sequence ATGAAAACAAAGCTAATTTCATTAGTATTTATTGGGGGAGTAATCTTCTCAGCAAATGCAAAAGAAGCTGCAATTAAAACGCACCTTTTTGAACAAAAAAGCAGTCAGATTGAAATTTCAGGCCAGATCATTGGTCAGGATGATGGAATGCCAATTGCCGGAGCAACAATTTATGCTAAAGGCAATAACAAAATAGCAACGATAACAGATGAAACCGGAAAATTCAAACTAAATGTTCCGGAAAACGAAACTCACATTGTTGTTTCTTATATGGGTTACGCTACATTAGAATACAAACTGGATCAGGTTAAAGATTTAATCATAAGCATGAAACCTGCTGAAAATGTATTGGATCAGGTTTTAGTAACTGCACTGGGAGTTAAAAAAAGTACAAAAGCAATTTCCTATGCAGTAACCGAACTTAAAGGAACTGAATTTACAAAAGCCAAAGAAACGAATATCACCAATGCCCTGGCAGGAAAAATTGCCGGTGTAAACGTGAGCGGTACTGCAACGGGGCCAACCGGATCGACCAGAGTCGTAATTCGTGGAAATGGTTCCCTAAACGGAAACAATCAGCCTATGTATGTGGTAAACGACCTGCCAATCGACAATACACAACTGAATTTACCGGGTACCGGAAATGCACCGGGATCACCAAGAATTAACGTAGACCGAGGTGATGGAACTTCTGTTATCAATCCCGACGATATTAAAAGCATCACGGTATTAAAAGGTGGAACCGCTGCCGCACTATACGGTGCAAATGCGGCAAACGGTGTGATCTTAATTCAGACTAAAAGAGGATCTGCTCAAAAAGGAATTGGTGCAGAATACAACACTTCTTTTACTTTTGAAACTCCGGCTATTAAACCAGACTGGCAATATGAGTATGGCGCAGGAGCTTTGGGTAAAAAACCTGCCACACAAGCGGAAGCAATAGAATTTGGACGCTGGTCATGGGGAGCCAAAATGGACGGAACAGACGTGGTTCAATTTGACGGAGTAAAAAGACCTTACTCTCCTCAAAAAGACAACATTAAAAACCTCTACCAAACCGGAACTACTTTTATCAACTCTCTTGCTTTATCAGGAGGAAACGACAAAGCAGCCGGACGCCTATCGTTTATGAATATGGACAATCAGGGTATTGTACCTAATTCTTCTTTCAACCGAAAAAGTGTCAACATCGCTAGTAATGTTAACCTAACTGACTGGTTAAAATTTGACGTTGTCGCGCAATACAATATCGACAAAACAGAGAACAGAACAACCGTTTCTGATGCTGAAGCCAATCCAAACTGGGCAACTTATATGATCTCCAATACGGTCGACATCCGCAATCTTGCTCCGGGTTATAATGCAAATGGCATTGAAATTCCATGGAATCCTGTTGCAGTAGCCACCAATCCATATTTTGCCGTTAACAAGATTAAAAACAACGACACCAAAAACCGTTTTATCGGAATGCTGAATGTAAAAGTAAATTTTACTCCTGAATTATTCCTTCAGGGAAGAATCGGACAAGATTATACCAATTATGACTTTTACGGATACATTCCTAAAACGACTTTAAACAATCCGGTTGGAAACGGACAGGGTTCTAAAGTAAAATTATCGAACCTAAACTCTGAAGCCATTCTGAACTACACCAAGAAAAACATTTACAAAGATTTCTCTTTAAACGCTTTACTTGGAGTCAATTCCCGTACCAACATAAGAGACGAAGTTAGAATAGACGGATCTAATTTTATATTAGACGACTTCTACTCTTTAACCAACTTAGCCACTATAACCTACAGCTATCCTTACGGAAAAACAAAAACAAACTCGGTATACGCTGCTGCAGATTTAGACTATAAAAATATTGTTTTCTTAAACTTCACAGGGCGTCAGGATTGGTTCTCGACCCTTTCAAAAGAAAACAACACGATCTTTTATCCGTCAGTAGGTACAAGTGTTATCCTATCTGATATTGTTACAATGCCGCAATGGATTTCATTCAGCAAAGTAAGAGCTTCCTGGGCACAAGTTGGAGGAGCTACTCCCGATCCATACGCCTTAAACCAATCTTATTCTATGATTCAGGGCGGACATCTAGGTCAGCAATTACAAAGTACAACAGGTTCAAGAGTCCCAAATTCTACTTTAAGTCCGTTAACTTCAACAACTGTAGAGATCGGAACAGACATGGGCTTTTTTAACAATCGCTTAAATCTTGATTTTGCATGGTACAACCGTGAAACGACAAATGACATTGTAGAAACGACTATCTCTAATGCATCGGGAGCAAGAACCGCTTTATTGAACCTTGGAAAAATGAAAAATACCGGAGTGGAACTTTTAGTGAGCGGAAAAATCATTAACAACGATAAATTCTCATGGGAAGCCAGCATCAACGGATCTTATAACAAAAACACAGTTGAATCGCTTACAGGCCAATTGAACTCACTTACTATGGCAACTTCTGTAAACGGATATGTAACTATCAATAGCGATGTAAACCGTCCGTACAGTATCATCAAAGGTTACAAACCGCTTAAAGATGCCAATGGAAATACAGTATACAATGTAAGTAGCAGTAACGCTGCAACTGTAGCACAGGGTCCGCTTGAAGAATTGGGTCAGGGTGTTCATCCGTGGTCAGCAGGTATTAGTAATGAATTCAAATACAAATCAGTATCCTTCAGCTTTTTAATTGACGGAAAATTCGGTGGAGATTTATACTCCGGAACAGACTTATACGGAACCCGTATGGGACTAACCAAGCTTACGCTGGAAGGTCGTGAAAACGGATTGCCAATCTCAGGTGTTGATACTAAAGGAAATCCTGTAAATATGACAATCGCACCTGAAAACTTAAGAACGTACTACGATGGTTTAAGAAACATCTCTTCTTATTTCGTTTACGACGCCAGTTTTGTAAAATTAAGACAGGTAATTATTGGTTATCAGCTACCAATTGAAAAATTTGGATTTTTATCCAAACTTCAGGGAGCCTCTGTTTCTTTTATCGCAAGAAACCTGTTTATCCTTTACAAGAAAACACCTAACGTAGATCCTGAATCTGTATTTAGTGCCGGAAACGCACAAGGTATAGAACAATTTGGAGTACCTAGAACAAGAAGTTTCGGACTAAGTTTAAACGTTAAATTTTAA
- a CDS encoding SusD/RagB family nutrient-binding outer membrane lipoprotein, giving the protein MKKRSILYMAGILLGSMTACTKDFEEINTNPNSVEVPNANFIFSQSQLDGVNNNYFFTNVLQCGGMMQHYATYKEASGVGDKYLNNESYYSAYFNRGYPTAVNEIQTVINTLKDNPVESNKLNIARIWKAYIYHRMTDLYGDVPYTEAAKAYTNEHFLPKYDSQELIYKDLLKELDEAAAALDPAKVSFGKADFIYEGNIAKWKKFSYSLMLRLGLRLSKIDPALSKTWVTKAITGGVIVNGTDNALIKYTDGPNDFNRNPAGIDSRSLDFAKDSFGQKNTEGGKLAKTFIDVLKTTADPRLSVYSGVWQGTVQNSDPAVQKGFPNGTKTAPSPAEQGTYSEPNQSTVFRYDAPMMILSNAETNLYLAEAAIRGWYTGETDKDLYEKAVKASFLNMGIYGAAYAITDATPYLTLNPYNVAGTFDQKMSQIHSQIWIALFVDEQEIYANWRRTGYPALVPINFPGNVTNGTIPRRIKYPVSEYSVNSSNLAEAIKRQGADAFTTRIWWDK; this is encoded by the coding sequence ATGAAAAAGAGAAGCATTTTATATATGGCAGGGATACTTTTAGGAAGTATGACCGCCTGCACCAAAGATTTTGAAGAAATCAACACCAACCCCAATTCAGTTGAAGTACCCAACGCTAACTTTATTTTTAGTCAGTCACAGCTTGATGGTGTAAACAACAACTACTTTTTTACAAATGTGCTGCAATGCGGAGGGATGATGCAACATTATGCGACCTATAAAGAAGCATCGGGTGTAGGAGACAAATACTTAAACAACGAGTCTTACTATTCGGCTTACTTCAACAGAGGTTATCCAACTGCGGTCAATGAAATCCAAACGGTAATTAACACTTTAAAAGACAATCCGGTGGAGAGCAACAAACTCAACATCGCAAGAATCTGGAAAGCCTACATCTACCACCGTATGACCGATTTATATGGAGATGTTCCGTATACCGAGGCAGCAAAAGCCTATACTAACGAACATTTTCTTCCAAAATACGACAGCCAGGAATTGATATACAAAGATTTATTAAAAGAACTGGATGAAGCAGCAGCAGCATTAGACCCTGCTAAGGTAAGTTTTGGCAAAGCCGATTTTATCTATGAAGGTAACATTGCCAAATGGAAGAAATTCTCTTACTCTTTAATGCTTCGTCTGGGTTTACGACTTTCAAAAATTGATCCTGCATTATCTAAAACCTGGGTAACTAAAGCCATTACTGGTGGAGTAATCGTAAACGGAACTGACAATGCGCTTATCAAATACACGGATGGTCCGAATGATTTCAACAGAAATCCTGCTGGTATTGACTCCAGAAGCCTTGACTTTGCGAAAGATTCTTTCGGGCAAAAAAACACAGAAGGTGGAAAACTAGCCAAAACTTTTATCGATGTTCTAAAAACTACAGCCGATCCGAGACTTAGTGTTTATTCAGGAGTTTGGCAGGGAACCGTACAAAATTCTGATCCTGCTGTACAAAAAGGTTTTCCTAACGGAACCAAAACCGCCCCGTCTCCGGCAGAACAAGGTACTTATTCTGAGCCTAACCAAAGTACTGTATTCCGATATGACGCTCCGATGATGATCCTGAGTAATGCCGAGACCAACCTTTACCTGGCCGAAGCAGCCATAAGAGGATGGTACACTGGTGAAACCGATAAAGATTTATACGAGAAAGCGGTAAAAGCCTCTTTCCTGAACATGGGAATTTACGGTGCCGCCTATGCCATTACCGACGCAACTCCTTACCTAACGTTGAACCCTTATAATGTGGCGGGAACTTTTGATCAAAAAATGAGTCAAATACACAGCCAGATCTGGATAGCGCTGTTTGTAGACGAGCAGGAAATTTATGCCAACTGGAGAAGAACCGGATACCCTGCATTAGTACCGATAAACTTCCCTGGAAATGTTACAAACGGAACCATTCCAAGACGTATCAAATACCCGGTAAGCGAATATTCAGTGAATTCAAGTAACTTAGCTGAAGCGATAAAACGTCAGGGTGCTGATGCTTTTACAACAAGAATCTGGTGGGATAAATAA
- a CDS encoding SusD/RagB family nutrient-binding outer membrane lipoprotein gives MKKYIVQLTKYTLGAIVLLSTTNCADDELFRETNTNPESFVTIAPSAQLTGVEASFSGAIFEQWRANLIYGEGFIQHLGAAWATATFGSFYASSTEYQGALWNANYGGGLIRNVIDLNERTNGKAEFTNLNAVAKTLKVMAFQRLTDLYGDVPYSEAGLGYYQNIFYPKYDSQKDIYTDFFKVLDEAYSQIQSGTDPIKGDIFYAGDVSKWKKMISSLRLRCAMRISKVDPALAKEQIQKAVANGIFTSNDDNCYMKHDATLPETVGAVNNGNGLSHALKGNELTDRPTTTLFDALGDDPRKKIWFLPAPNGNYVAINPNMYGYNFPGGGGNISRLQPYLYENSAPYLHLTYSETQLLLAEASFRNLYTGDTKNLYKKGIEAGIRQWVIFKDASIIDNNAITAFLATKNLTSGKELEEIATQQWLTLFLNGMEAYSNHRRTNFPVLVKITNVGSTTNGVMPTRMPYPPEESTSNKENYLAAGAKYNNNSWLAKVWWDVD, from the coding sequence ATGAAAAAATATATAGTACAATTAACAAAATATACGCTCGGTGCCATAGTACTCCTTAGCACAACTAATTGTGCCGACGACGAACTTTTCAGGGAAACCAATACCAATCCTGAATCATTCGTAACCATAGCTCCTTCAGCACAATTAACCGGTGTTGAAGCTTCCTTCTCAGGTGCAATCTTCGAACAATGGAGAGCCAATCTTATTTACGGAGAAGGATTCATTCAGCATCTTGGAGCTGCCTGGGCAACAGCAACTTTTGGTTCTTTTTACGCAAGCAGCACCGAATACCAGGGAGCGCTTTGGAATGCAAATTATGGCGGTGGACTGATACGCAACGTTATAGACCTCAATGAAAGAACCAATGGGAAAGCAGAGTTCACCAACCTAAATGCAGTCGCAAAAACATTGAAAGTTATGGCTTTTCAACGTCTGACAGATTTATACGGAGACGTTCCTTACTCAGAAGCCGGTTTGGGGTACTACCAAAATATCTTCTATCCGAAATACGACAGTCAAAAAGATATTTACACTGACTTTTTTAAAGTTTTGGATGAAGCTTATAGTCAAATACAATCTGGAACTGATCCCATAAAAGGAGATATATTTTATGCAGGGGATGTCTCTAAATGGAAAAAAATGATCAGCTCCTTAAGACTGCGCTGCGCGATGCGAATTTCAAAAGTAGATCCTGCCCTCGCCAAAGAGCAAATTCAAAAAGCAGTTGCAAATGGTATCTTCACAAGCAACGATGACAATTGTTATATGAAACACGACGCCACTCTTCCGGAAACAGTCGGAGCGGTGAACAACGGTAACGGACTGTCTCATGCCTTAAAAGGCAACGAACTAACAGACCGTCCTACTACCACCCTATTTGATGCATTGGGAGACGATCCGAGAAAAAAAATATGGTTCTTACCTGCTCCTAACGGTAATTATGTGGCTATTAATCCGAACATGTACGGCTACAATTTCCCGGGTGGAGGCGGTAATATTTCAAGATTGCAGCCCTATTTATACGAGAACAGTGCTCCATACCTACATCTTACTTATTCAGAAACACAACTGCTTTTGGCAGAAGCTTCTTTTAGAAATCTCTATACAGGCGACACCAAAAATCTTTACAAAAAAGGAATTGAAGCCGGAATCAGACAATGGGTTATTTTTAAAGATGCCAGCATTATCGACAACAATGCCATTACCGCCTTCTTAGCGACAAAAAACCTGACTTCCGGAAAAGAGCTGGAGGAAATTGCAACCCAACAATGGCTCACTTTATTTTTAAACGGAATGGAAGCTTACAGCAATCACAGGCGAACAAACTTTCCGGTTTTGGTCAAAATAACAAATGTAGGATCAACCACAAACGGAGTTATGCCTACCAGAATGCCTTACCCTCCTGAAGAATCCACAAGTAACAAAGAGAATTATTTAGCGGCAGGTGCCAAATACAACAATAACAGCTGGCTTGCTAAAGTTTGGTGGGATGTAGATTAA